The segment TAACAACAATCCATGTCATATTCTTGCACTGTTGCCTCTGTCTATACATGGTCATATCTTTTTGGTTTAGTTGCGAAttcctcctatatatatatttctatctttctttctttcttttttcctttttttttttttttttttttgggaactaTCTTTGATGTACAAACGTATCCTAGTTAGAAAGTAATCTTCTATTGCCAATAAGCCTTTGCTTTAACCAACTTATCTTTGCAGGCCCCTTCAGAGTACAGTGCTGAGAGACAGCTTAATGATCTACTATTCCCTAGGATCCACCACAAGCCACAAATGATGAAACAAACACCAAAATGAGTGCTAATATTGACAAATAGCATATTCCAGTTTAATTCTGGATGGTTTTTGTACTCTCTTGGTCAAGATTTGAATGGAAAAGGTCAAGGgtgacagaaaaagaaaaaatccataGACAGTCACCAGATTATGTAATTGTTATTTGCAACTAATGTtacagaaattcaaattttttatcaagCATCTCTACTATTACTCATCCATACTTGCTCTATTACTCGGGCTATTTAGTTTCTATGGGAGCATCATTGCTTGCTTTCTCATGAGCTTTTCTAATTTCTATCATGTGTACTGTTTATTTTATCATCATGCCCATCACATCAGTATTTTTCTTTAACCAATTTGTCTCGCTAGAAAAAATTAGCTAAACATTATCCCAAGTTCAGAAATgttgaattttgaaacttatGGTTTTGGGATAATCGGTAATTTATCAAAAACTTCTTTGTTTGAAACTCTCTTTTCACTATTAATATAGTCAAGCAATAATGAAGAGAGTTTGCAGATTGTAATATTGATGAGCAACTTGTTTGAGTTGAACTTACAGCAGTGTGATAGAACCATCTTAGGAATCAAGTGATAGAATAATATGAACTTAATAAATTCTGtgtcttttcctataaaaacagAATGAATGATCACCAAAGCATAAGTCCAACCGAAATTTGCAGATGTCTCTCTAAAAAGGTGCAAAATCGTGTATTAACTGTACTGTAGTTTAGCATATCTTTGTCTAAGAGGTTTAGTCTACATGACAAAGTAGGGCGTGGATTAATATCACAAAGACTTGTGCAAATGGTATAACATAGGCATAGAAATTAGACAGAAtagaaatgttaaaattattaaaaaaacaaaatgtgctagAAAGACACATAGAAATGTTAcaattaacaaaatcaaaatgtgcgagaaagaaaacaaattgaCAAGTTACTGCTTTCCAATATAAGTTTCATAAACCAATTGTGCTGCAAGAATGTCAACAATTGCAGAGCCAACAGACTTAAATACTGTTATCTCTTCTGAACTTCTTCTGCCAACCTTTTCTCCTTTAATCAACTCTACCAAATTTCCTCCAATATCTCCCTTTTCGATTACCCTTCTCTCAAAAGCACCCACCAATTCTCCAGCTTCCACCAATGCAGCCTCATTATCCACAAACACTCTTCCTCTCCTTATTGCTTCGTCGTCACACTCCATCATCGAGTGCTTGAAGGATCCAACCAAATCCAAATGAGCCCCTGCCTTCAACCTCTCGCCCTTAACAACTGGTGTTTCCGAATTCGTTGCACAGCTCACAATATCTCCCAATCCAACAATTTCCTCCAAACACTCATTACTCTCAAAACACACCCCATCAAACCCAGCATTTTCACTCATTTCCTCGGCCAATTTTCTTGCCTTTTCTATTGTTCTGTTCCAAATGATCACCCTTCGCAAACTGGGTCTAGCCGAAAGATGTGCTTTGATCAAATGGGGTGCCATAGCACCAGCACCAATCATCACAAGCGTTTCACTGTCATTTCTAGCCAAAATCTTAGAGGCTAAGCCAGAGACACACGAGGTTCTATAAAGGGTCAACACAGTGCCATCCATGGAAGCCAAAGTTTGCCCAGTTACAGAGCTGAAGAGCACGTAACTCGCATGCACTCCCGGCAAGTTCAGCGTGGAGTTTTGAGGAAAGTAGGTGACGAGCTTGACACCTACGTAGGGGAGAGAAGGGGATGAGGACCAAGAAGGCATGAGAAGGAGAGAGGAGGATTGTGAAACGGAGTAGCTTTGGCGAATTGGGGTTTGGAGGGTGGACGAGGCTGCAGGGAGAGATGATTGCAAGTGATCTATTAGAGTTGGGTGAGAGAGGATGGCGTGCAAAGACTCAGTGGAGATGAAGATGGGAATGGTGTTCGTGTTATTGGGATTTGTATCGTttttgttgggattttcatTGTTGAGTGGATTGGGTACGGAAGCCATTGATGAGAGCTGGGTAGGTTTTGGTTTGGGTGAGAGAGGAGGAACTTACTGAGGGAGACGAAGACTAGGCTGTCTGTATTGTCATGTACAGAggtcggaaaaaaaaaaaacaaaaggataaTTTAGACAAAGAACGAGTCTTGTTAGTCTTGAGAGTTATATATATGGAGGGgataaaaatatgaattatattttagacttagacttcaaattttagaattggtttattctcaaaaaataaaaataaagacttTAGAATTGGTTTAAAATTAAACTTGTATTTTTagaagtttcaaattaaacccaTATCTTTAAATACAATTcaattcaaataataaattcattACAGATGAAGTTGTTAATGGGATAATGAAGTCATGGACTCATGGTAAATGGGAATATGGTTTGAATTAAACATTTCTAAAACttagcaaccaaaaaaataaaaataaaaagaattaaacatTTCTAAGAGTATTAGAAGGCTTTAGGACCACATAAGAGATTCCAACAAGTTTAATTCTTAGAAGGCTTTAGGTTGAGTGgccaaatttatttatgttggGGGTTCGGAATATCCAACAATGGGAGGTCTCAAAGGTGGTGTTGCAGCTTCTGAAGGAGAGGACCATGAATCCTAGACTACTTCCCTTATAACTCTCCTCTGATCAAAGTGATTCAGTGAACGTGACCTTTCTTAGCAAAAGCTGAGCAAGATTTCGTTCTTCTTGGGATCTGTTTTTCCTTACCACTTTCGTGACACTCTCCCCAATTTTTCCCAACCCCCAACCCCCTTCCCATTGATCTTTCTTTATAGACTTCCCTTAGTGAGATCGTTATAATGAGATGGTGGTTTCACTTTCTTATGTTGATGAGTCCCTCTGTACTATATTCCTATCTAGGTAGGACCCACTATTCATGACTAAAATGACTCTCTTAGAACTTGCACCAAGCACCAATAATTGCTCGGCTAGTAGATTTTCTCAAGGCATTATTCCTGGACCTCAATATATTAGAAGCTATTTGGTTAGGGCCAGGAGCTCGAACCAGGCCCATCTAGAGAGTGGGCTAGGTGCTTGGTTAGTAAGCAGCGCAAGATGGGCCCATTTAGGATACATGTCATAAGTACAGTGCAAGCCAAATAGCCGTGGACCGTACAACATCTTTTgattaattatcaaattatatcccaaaatttaaaaacaagatCTTGTTTAAACCTATATCCTTAAGCTTacccaagaagaagaaagattgtAGTAAAAGCTAAAAGACATGTATTTCCCaaggggaaaaaataaataaataaacaatgtaTTTCATATGGAACCTAATATAAGAATGGGGCCACTTAGTCATtttaggacttgagcatggtcCTTTGATTAGCTGAGTGCGATCTAACTTTGCTGGAAAATCGTAATTATCAACTGCATAACTAACCTTCTAACTTGTGGCATCAAATCAAAGACTCCATTCAACTTGAGCTTGCCTTCTTATGTATTAAAGTATAAGAATGTTAGTTAAGCAAATGTTTAAAAGATACCATTTTGTTCTCATAGCCagttgtaaaaatttttatttaaaaaaatatcttccAAATATACGTATATACAATCATTTCGCAAGAACcaatataatttccaaataTTGATAATGTATGCGGATTACATTTTTGCTTTTCCCCATAACAATCAGATTCCAAGCGAAATGATCTACAAACCGATTCTTCCATGCAAGATCACCAGATAGTAGAATACCAACGTGGCTTGCAATTTAAATGGTAATGCAGCACTTGTTCTAGTTGAGTTGCCAGAAGTCGCTAAAATCTTTTGTTCAAGAGAGAATGCATCTGCATTGGTATACAATATGGCCAGAATGTTTATCAACCAACTGCCCTAACCTGCACAGTTGAAATGGTTCAATTCGGCCTGGGATGCAGTACTTACTATAGCTACCCACCATTCCTCATCTTCAtcgttatatatataatttagttatCCGAGTAGTAGAACAAACATCAGAGCATTAGTTTTCAACAAACCAGTACAAAAGGACAGCACTTTCAGCATTCACCATTAAAGCATGAAATGAAAGCAATGCATAGTATATACTTTCTCAATGGAGAGTTGCacatcttttgctttttttggtCTTTGTCCAGCTGATCCTGAAGATGGAATGCCAGGAGATGTAGAGGCCTCTTGGGTTGAACTCCCATGCTTCAAtttgttctttcttctttttctttctctaaaagCAAATTCTGAAACAGAAGTACCAACAAATTTCTCACAATCATGAGAATGAGTCACCCAAGGAAATAATTGTCATAAAATCGTAGAAACTAAAATCCTTGAGGGCTCATTTGGACTGAGAGGGAGTgaaggggagtagagtaaagttgGCCGAAAATATGCTAATTTTTGGCCAACTCTACTTTGCTTCCCTCCACTCCCACTTCCTTTCCCTCAATCCGAATGGACCATAAGGATATTGAATTTTAGACAAAATTGTGAAGTTCGAACAGCAGCACGCGTTAAGACAACATAGCCGTGAAAATTCCAAAAGGTGCAAGGACTGGACATAAAATTTGAGTGCTTCTAGTAACTACAACTGACTTTCATTCCCAACTTATATACATCAAATTACCAATACATATCAACCACTTCAAGTCAGTATATAAGGCTAATCACAGCATACTAATATAAATGTCATATgtacatacataaatacatacaCTCGCGTGAGCACACACCCATATATAATGCCCAATTGACACCAACATAGAGAAATCCAACATAATGAACTTTATCTCCGCTAATTAAAATCAATGTCCTCCAACCCTAAACCTTAGAAacataataatttccccaaCCCTAGCATTGAAGCCACAGTGTGACTCAGAAATTACAATCGTCCTTAAATCTTATAAATTACAATCATTCttgaaatcaaataattaaGAACCTTGTAACTTGTAAGTAATCAATGATAAACACTCAATTTTGTGAGACAAAGATAGATCAAACCCCTAATCTAGCATTGCAAGTGAACAGAGCGAATGAAAACAACAAATAAAACTAACTTAACACACTGTTTGGTTGGCGAGAAAGTGTTGGAAAACGATAAATGTGAAAATTTGTTATGTTTTCTcagacgagagagagagagagagagagagagagagagagagagagagagagagagagagagagcttatgGGGAGGAGAGACGCCGCACTTGAAGCACTCGAACAATCGATCAACGTCGACGTCGTCCATGCTCTTAGCtgatattttctattttttcccgAATGAGTGCTTTTTGCCTTCTTTCAGAAAGCGggaatttttacttttttgaaatGTAATAAAATGGTGCAATTGATAGTGCAATTTaagtttctttatttattgGTGACACGTAGCAAAAAGATGGACACATGCCCATAGTTGTCTGCTACGTGGCATTTGAGAAGTGACATGCACTTGTTTACCACGTGGTGTTGGGGATGTGTaattgttttttgcattaagaaTGAGACACATGTCATCATTTTGTGTATCCACCAATTTAgggatctaattttttttattggtgacaCATAGCAAAATGATTGACACGTGTCAATAGTTGTTTTCCATGTGATGTTTAAGAAGTGACATATACCAATAGTTGTCTACTATGTGGCGTTTGAGATGTGTAATTGATTTTTACATTGAAAATGAGACATGTATCACTATTTTGCGTATCAACCATT is part of the Quercus robur chromosome 9, dhQueRobu3.1, whole genome shotgun sequence genome and harbors:
- the LOC126700486 gene encoding protein SAR DEFICIENT 4-like, which codes for MASVPNPLNNENPNKNDTNPNNTNTIPIFISTESLHAILSHPTLIDHLQSSLPAASSTLQTPIRQSYSVSQSSSLLLMPSWSSSPSLPYVGVKLVTYFPQNSTLNLPGVHASYVLFSSVTGQTLASMDGTVLTLYRTSCVSGLASKILARNDSETLVMIGAGAMAPHLIKAHLSARPSLRRVIIWNRTIEKARKLAEEMSENAGFDGVCFESNECLEEIVGLGDIVSCATNSETPVVKGERLKAGAHLDLVGSFKHSMMECDDEAIRRGRVFVDNEAALVEAGELVGAFERRVIEKGDIGGNLVELIKGEKVGRRSSEEITVFKSVGSAIVDILAAQLVYETYIGKQ